The stretch of DNA GTCGTGTCGGCGAGAAGGGCTTCTTCTACGCGCCCACCGTCGTCTCCGGGCTGAACCAGGACGACGAGATCATTCAGAACGAGGTCTTCGGCCCCGTCATCACCGTCCAGACCTTCCGTGACGAAGAACAAGCGCTCCAGTACGCGAACGGTGTGGACTACGCCCTCGCCTCATCGGTGTGGACCAAGGACCACTCCAGGGCGATGCGGATGTCCAAGGCGCTCGACTTCGGCTGTGTCTGGATCAACACCCACATTCCACTGGTCGCGGAGATGCCGCACGGCGGTTTCAAGAAGTCCGGGTACGGCAAGGACCTCTCGGCGTACGGCTTCGACGACTACACCCGCATCAAGCACGTCATGACGTCGCTCGACGGCTGATCCGTACTTTCTTCACCACCACTCATCCGCATCATCTGTTTCACCCGTTTCATCCGCTCATCCGCGCGGGCCGTGTGCTGTCGGCGTACGGCCCCGACGGATGGCCGCGCCGGACCTGCTGAACCCGGTCCGGCGCGGAGGGGCCGGGGCGCGCCGCGTGCCGGCGGGGTGCCGCCGTCGGGCCCTCGGCATACGGGCGCCGCCGCGCCCGGGGACCTCCAGTCGCCACCGGGCCCGACGGTTGTGGGCGGGTCTTTCTTGTCTGCGGTTCGGCGGCGGGCGGGTGCGGTTCCGCCGGTTCAGTCGGCGTCCGGGAGCCCGTATGCCGCGGTCAGTAGCTTTTAGGCCGTGCGGTTCAGGTCGCGGCCTTTGGCATCCGTCGCGTTGACGCTGTACACGAGGCTCCTCGGCGGATCGCGCGTGGCGCCCACCGCTGTCGTGTAGCCGTACCTCGAACCCGACTTGCCCCAGAATGCGATTGCCTGGGAGTGCTCTACGCTGCGGCCCGCGCTGTACTGGCCCGGCCAGCCCGACCCGAAGGTGGGGACGGCCTCGTCTGGATGCGCCGGCCGCCTCGGCATGGTGAACATCTCTTCCAGGGCCGGGCCCCGGACAATTCTCCCCCTGAACAGCCGATGGAGGGAGCGCTCCAGGTCCGTCGTGGTCGATGTGAGATGGCCTGCCGCCCACGATTCCGTCTGGGACCATCGGGTGACGTCCCGCAGCTCAACCTCTCCGCCGGCCTTCGGGAACTCCTGGTACCCGTCGTTGTGCGGTCCTCGGATGTCCGTGTCGGCGTCCGGGAAGTACGAGTAGCGCAGGCCGGCCGGTCCTAGAACTCTCCGTTCCACCTCTGCCTCGTGCCGGTGGCCGGTCACGCGCTCTGCGTCCTTGCGCGTCCTTGCGCGTCCTTGCGCGCCGTACGGCGCGCAAGGACCGGACGTGGTCTGCCTCGGAAGCGCTCGTGGGGCCGGAGCGGGTACGGAGGAGGAGCACTCGGGAGTGGGACGCCGCCACCGTTGGCGCGCCGTGCGGCGCGTGCCGGGGTGCTGTGCACTCTCACGTCGCGGAGCCGGCGCCGGTCAGCCTCCGCGGTTGTGGGTTCGCGCGCGCCGCACGGCGCGCGCGAACCCACAACCCCGGCGGACGGCGACCACGTCTCCCGCTGCCGACCGCGCCAGAAGGTTCACCGCGGCTGCTGTTCGCGGAGCGAGCAGAGGACATCGATGCGGTTCGTGGTGATCGAGTCCACGCCGTGCTCCAGCAGCCGGCGCATCGAGCGCTTGGTATCCGGGGTCCAAGCGGACACGAGCATGCCGTGCCGGTGCACCTGGGCCGTGAGTTCGGAGTCGATCAGTCCGAAGCGATAGTTGAGCCAGCGTGGTCGCACCGCTTCAAGGAGCGACGCCCGCGGTGGCGCGGCAGTGGTCCAGGTCAGAGCGATCTCCGCGGCCCGGTCCGCGCCGCGTACCGCCAGCATCGCGGAGGGCCCCGCGCAGTAGTACGCACGCTCCGCCGCGCCGCTGTCGTGGATGACACCGACGATCGTGCGTACCGATTCGGAGGTGGCACCCGGAATGTCGATCATGACGCGACTGCCGTCGGTGACCTTCAGAGCGCTGGCAAGGGTGGGCACGCGCCCGCCCGTCGCCTCGTCCACCTCAGCGGCGTTGAGCGAGGCGAGCGGGCGGTCGTGACCCCAGAGCCTGGTCAGCGTGGAGTCGTGCAGCAGTACCGGTACGCCGTCCCTGGTGAGCCTGACATCCATCTCGACCGCGTCCGCGCCGCGGTCCAGTGCTGAACGCAACGACGGAAGGGTGTTCTCAAGGACGCGGTACGGATCGCCTCGATGGGCGACAGCAGTGACGGGGCGCATATGCCCATGTGACCACAGGGGTCACGGGGCGAGCCAGGACATGGTGTACGCGTCGATCTCCGCATTGAGCTTCGCCTTGCCCGCCGCGTCGAGGAACGAGGCGTCCACGGCGTTCTTCGCGAGCGCCGCAACGCCGCTCTCGTCCAGGTCCAGAAGCTCGGCCGCCACCAGGTACTCGTTGTTCAGGTCGGTTCCGAACATCGGCGGGTCGTCACTGTTCACGGTGACCAGTACACCGGCGGCCACCATCTGCTTGATGGGGTGCTCCGCGAGGCTGGAGACGGCCCGGGTCGCGATATTGGAGGTCGGGCAGACCTCCAACGGAATCCGGTGCTCAGCGAGGTATGCCAGCAGCTTCGGATCCTGCGCCGCGCTAGTTCCGTGGCCGACACGCTCGGCACGCAACTCGGTCAGTGCGTCCCATACGGTCTGCGGCCCCGTGGTCTCGCCCGCGTGCGGCACCGAATGCAGCCCGGCCGCGACGGCACGGTCGAAGTACGGCTTGAACTGCGGGCGCGGTACTCCGATCTCGGGACCACCGAGCCCGAAGGACACCAGCCCCTCCGGACGCAGATCCAAAGCGATGCGCGTCGTCTCCTCGGCCGATTCGAGCCCCGCCTCGCCGGGAATGTCGAAGCACCAGCGCAGAACGGTGCCGAAATCGGCCTCTGCCGCGATACTGGCGTCCTCGATGGCATCCACGAAGGCGCGGTCGCTGATGCCCCGACGGGTCGAGCTGTACGGGGTGACGGTGAGTTCCGCGTACCTGATGTTCTGCCGCGCCATGTCGCGGGCGATCTCGTAGGTCAGCAGACGTACGTCATCCGCCGTGCGGACCAGGTCGACTACGGACAGGTACACCTGGATGAAGTGCGCGAAGTCGGTGAACGAGAAGTAATCCACCAGTGCTTCGGGGTCCGTGGGCACGTCGGAGTCGGGGTGACGGGCTGCGAGGGCCGAGACGATACGGGGCGAGGCGGAGCCCACGTGGTGCACGTGCAGTTCTGCTTTGGGCAGCCCAGCGATGAAGGCGTGCAGGTCTTTCACGATTTCCTTCCCTGGTACGGGCGGTGGGCCGAGTGCGTCCCGGTCGGGGATCATCGTAGGCGGCGCCACGAAGAGGGTAGGGCGCGGGCCGTAGCATGACGGTACGTATCGGATCCAAGAGGGGGCGCCCATGTCCGAGGACGCGCGAGGGCCGCTGCGGAAGCCGACCGATCCGGGGGGCGGGGGCACGGCAGCCGCGGAGGACGGCACCCGCGCGGATCTCCCGGGCGCCTGGAAAACGGACGCCGGCGGCGTGAGCGTCGAGGGAACCGCGCCCCACCAGGTTCGGCCTTCCGCGCCGTACGGCACCTCCTCGCCCGCGCCGTACGGCGCGGAATCCGCCCCCTCCCAGCCTGTGCCGGCGTCTGTACGTGTTCACCCGGAGTGCGCGCCCGTGCCGAAGCCGGCCCCGGGGCGCGCTTTCCCCGAGGCGGCGGCCGGGAACGCTGCCAGTGGAACCGGTGCCGCGCCCGGCGGCGCGGTGGGCGCGCCGCAGCCCTCGATGTTCCCCGCCACTGACGCCGCGCCCGCCGCGACGGCTCCCACAAGCGAAGCGCCCGCACTTCCCGTCGTACGGCAAGAGGTGCCTGCCACAGGGCGCCGTCCTTCACTTGACCACGGGCAATCGCCGTCCCTCATTCCTGGCTCGGGGACATGGGCGCCGCCCCAACCAGGTACGGCCTCTTCCCGGCCGGACGAGCCGCGTCCTGGCGGCGGCGGTGGTGCACCGACTGCGGCGGTGCCGCCACGGGGAGGCCCAGATGCCGCGCCGTACGGCGCGGCGCCAGGCTCCGCCTACGCGGCGTGGCCGGTCCCGTATCCGTACGCGCCGTACGGCGCGGCGGCGGGCGGACATGTGCCGCCGCCGCCAGTGTCACCGGATGGCCCGGGGCAACCCCCGTACGGATACCCGATGCAGGGCGGCTACACGGACGCGCCGCACGGCGCGCCAGGCCATGGCCCGGCCCCATACGCGCTCGCGCAGACCTACCCCGGGAGCCCGGGGTACCGGGTAGGACCGGCGCACGGATGGCCAGGCTTTCCACCGGGGCCGCGTAACGCTTTCGGGACGGCCTCATTGGTGTGCGGGATCATCGGCGCCGCGCTGTTCGTGCTGTGGCCGCTCGCCGTAGTGTTGGGTGTTCTCGCGATCGTCTTCGGGATCCTGGGCAAGGCCAGGGTTCGCCGTCGTGAGGTGAACAACGGCGGTCAATCCACGGCGGGCATCATCTGCGGCGCTTTCGCCCTGGTCCTCGGAGTCGTCCTGTTCCTCTTCGTGATGACGCGCGTCGAAAGCGTGGACGGCGGGAGCGGCGACGGTCCAAGTGGTTACTCGGCTGCTGCCGTTCCCCTCACCTGATCCGAGGTCCCGGCGCGCGACCTCTCCCGCGCCTCCATCAGTGCGAGGCCGAGCAGGTTCTGGCCTCGCCATCGCTCGGGGTCGCCCGATCGCTCGTCGTCCGCGGCGACACCAATACCCCTAAGGGGTCCTTGCGATATGGGCGCCCGAGCCGCGGGGGCCGGCACCGCACCTCGCGGCGTTGCCGAAAAGCCCTGGTAGCTCCGTTACGAGGGCTCTCCGGCGCCTTGCGATGCACGGCACCAGCCCCCGCGGCCTGATCGGACTCCCATATCGCAAGGACCCCTAACGCGATCCGTGGGGCTCGCCTCTACGAGTACGCGGTCACCGGTGGCCAGGAGGAAGCCCCTCAAGTCGGGGGCGGCCGAGCACTTGTGCACACTGCCCGTGACCACGACGCCGAACCGTTCATGCCGCCACACCGTGACGTCGAAGCCCCGGACGGGCCTTCCTGCCCTCTTCGCCAGCGCGGGGTCCGGAGCCTCTTTGAGGTGTCGTTCGGCCTCCGCGTCACCGAAGAGCCGCGCCTTCCCCGCCATCATCCAG from Streptomyces tsukubensis encodes:
- a CDS encoding DUF4190 domain-containing protein, producing MQGGYTDAPHGAPGHGPAPYALAQTYPGSPGYRVGPAHGWPGFPPGPRNAFGTASLVCGIIGAALFVLWPLAVVLGVLAIVFGILGKARVRRREVNNGGQSTAGIICGAFALVLGVVLFLFVMTRVESVDGGSGDGPSGYSAAAVPLT
- a CDS encoding serine hydrolase is translated as MTGHRHEAEVERRVLGPAGLRYSYFPDADTDIRGPHNDGYQEFPKAGGEVELRDVTRWSQTESWAAGHLTSTTTDLERSLHRLFRGRIVRGPALEEMFTMPRRPAHPDEAVPTFGSGWPGQYSAGRSVEHSQAIAFWGKSGSRYGYTTAVGATRDPPRSLVYSVNATDAKGRDLNRTA
- a CDS encoding glycerophosphodiester phosphodiesterase, which gives rise to MRPVTAVAHRGDPYRVLENTLPSLRSALDRGADAVEMDVRLTRDGVPVLLHDSTLTRLWGHDRPLASLNAAEVDEATGGRVPTLASALKVTDGSRVMIDIPGATSESVRTIVGVIHDSGAAERAYYCAGPSAMLAVRGADRAAEIALTWTTAAPPRASLLEAVRPRWLNYRFGLIDSELTAQVHRHGMLVSAWTPDTKRSMRRLLEHGVDSITTNRIDVLCSLREQQPR